A region from the Candidatus Electrothrix scaldis genome encodes:
- the cas8c gene encoding type I-C CRISPR-associated protein Cas8c/Csd1 encodes MIFQNLIAYYDRLIKTDKEDVPHLGFSREEIGFSITLSRSGQLLGEPRDLRKKLAANKYEFFQSTVPYTNAVNVRSGKGAATTANFMVDKADYIFGMSGKAAKKQQRQSFAALVKDVAGQSDDPGVLAVKAFLADWTPADSPELEFWEEICGTHGKWVAFELEGETGFIHERPAVQSLWQQYLAKKEYRQGVSLVTGSDGDIQDQYAQFKFGSGASLVSFNENAYESYNKKRGDNAPIHVIDEFKSSTALKYLFRSKSQRLTIGDAVTVFWTERNSPIETLLGPLLKQDDTAADNQKLAEFLLAAKKGKEPHWKDYEGDVRFYILGFSLNKARLALRFCHDCSVDELKDRIGQHFRDLEMETSSDRDLENPGIWHLLKETVRETKDISPLLGGALMRSILEGKEYPLHLYNGVLGRIRADQRITYLRAAILKAVLVRNFKDIIKEVPMSLNKEKKDTAYLLGRLFAVLEKAQLDALGKVNATIKDRFYGAASATPASVFPRLIRLSQHHIAKADYGYISDNNIAEITENLDKGFPAHLNLQEQGLFAIGYYQQRNDLWRKKQTEDKGEENE; translated from the coding sequence ATGATCTTTCAAAACCTGATCGCCTATTACGACAGACTGATCAAGACTGACAAGGAGGATGTGCCTCATCTTGGCTTCAGCAGAGAAGAGATCGGATTCAGTATCACCCTGAGCCGCTCAGGTCAGCTACTGGGTGAACCTAGAGATTTGCGCAAAAAACTTGCCGCCAACAAGTATGAATTTTTTCAATCAACAGTGCCGTATACCAATGCAGTAAATGTTCGTTCGGGTAAAGGAGCTGCCACCACAGCAAATTTCATGGTGGATAAGGCGGATTATATTTTTGGCATGTCCGGCAAGGCGGCGAAGAAACAACAACGACAGTCATTTGCTGCATTAGTAAAGGATGTTGCCGGACAATCCGATGATCCCGGTGTATTGGCGGTTAAAGCCTTTCTGGCTGATTGGACCCCGGCTGATTCTCCTGAACTGGAATTCTGGGAAGAAATCTGCGGAACACATGGCAAGTGGGTTGCTTTTGAACTGGAAGGAGAAACCGGTTTTATTCATGAGCGACCCGCTGTTCAGAGTTTATGGCAGCAATATCTCGCCAAAAAAGAATATCGACAAGGCGTTTCCTTAGTCACCGGCAGCGACGGTGATATTCAGGATCAGTATGCCCAGTTTAAATTCGGTTCCGGTGCCTCGCTGGTTTCCTTTAACGAAAACGCCTATGAATCGTACAACAAGAAACGCGGTGATAATGCCCCTATTCATGTCATTGATGAGTTCAAGAGTTCAACAGCTCTGAAATACCTGTTCCGCAGCAAAAGTCAGCGTCTCACCATCGGCGATGCAGTGACCGTCTTCTGGACAGAGCGGAACTCACCCATTGAAACGCTTTTGGGGCCTTTGCTTAAGCAAGATGATACAGCAGCGGATAATCAAAAACTCGCTGAATTTCTTCTTGCCGCAAAAAAGGGCAAAGAACCGCATTGGAAGGATTATGAGGGAGATGTACGTTTCTATATTCTGGGTTTTTCCTTAAATAAAGCCCGCCTTGCCCTGCGTTTCTGCCATGATTGCAGCGTGGATGAACTCAAGGACAGGATCGGACAGCATTTCCGTGATCTGGAGATGGAAACAAGCTCAGATAGAGATCTGGAAAATCCCGGTATCTGGCACTTGCTGAAAGAAACAGTACGGGAAACCAAGGATATTTCTCCGTTGCTCGGCGGTGCCCTGATGCGCTCAATTCTGGAAGGAAAAGAATATCCTCTTCATTTGTATAACGGTGTTTTGGGAAGGATCAGGGCTGACCAACGGATAACATATTTACGGGCCGCAATTTTAAAAGCGGTTCTTGTACGAAATTTTAAAGATATAATCAAGGAGGTGCCGATGTCACTCAATAAAGAAAAAAAAGATACAGCCTACCTGCTGGGCAGGTTGTTCGCTGTACTTGAAAAGGCCCAGCTTGATGCCCTGGGCAAGGTCAACGCAACCATCAAAGACCGATTTTACGGGGCTGCCTCTGCGACTCCGGCATCAGTTTTCCCCCGGCTTATCAGGTTATCTCAGCATCATATTGCCAAAGCTGATTATGGTTATATCTCTGACAATAATATTGCAGAGATTACCGAAAACCTTGATAAGGGATTTCCTGCTCATCTTAATCTTCAGGAACAGGGCTTATTTGCCATAGGCTATTATCAGCAGAGAAACGATCTTTGGCGCAAAAAACAAACCGAGGACAAAGGAGAAGAAAATGAGTGA
- the cas4 gene encoding CRISPR-associated protein Cas4 produces the protein MYTEDDLLMLSALQHLLFCPRQCALIHLEQAWTENRFTAEGRVLHERVHTAGADSRCTVRVEYDMPLRSLRLGLSGRADIVEMHLQEDSSWLPFPVEYKRGRPKKDDTDRVQLCAQALCLEEMLDCTVPEGALYYGQKKRRTPVQFDDRLRRVTEEAAARLHELLSGTVTPAPEYSRRCESCSFIDTCLPRTAGKKNQVRNYMTRMTQS, from the coding sequence ATGTACACGGAAGACGACCTCCTCATGCTGTCCGCGCTCCAGCATCTCCTGTTCTGCCCACGCCAATGCGCCCTGATCCACCTGGAGCAGGCCTGGACGGAAAATCGCTTCACTGCTGAAGGCCGGGTGCTGCACGAGCGGGTCCATACCGCAGGTGCGGATTCCCGCTGCACTGTGCGGGTGGAGTACGATATGCCGCTCCGCTCTCTGCGCCTGGGCTTGTCTGGCAGGGCCGATATTGTGGAGATGCATCTCCAGGAAGACAGCTCCTGGCTGCCCTTTCCGGTGGAGTATAAACGGGGCCGTCCGAAAAAGGATGATACCGACCGGGTTCAGCTCTGCGCCCAGGCCCTCTGTCTGGAAGAAATGCTGGACTGCACGGTCCCGGAAGGCGCACTCTATTACGGTCAGAAAAAACGCCGGACACCGGTGCAATTTGATGATCGCCTACGCCGGGTCACTGAAGAGGCTGCGGCCCGCCTCCACGAACTGCTCTCCGGTACCGTCACCCCGGCCCCGGAGTACAGCCGTCGCTGTGAAAGCTGCTCTTTTATTGATACCTGCCTGCCCCGAACTGCCGGGAAGAAAAATCAGGTGCGCAATTATATGACCAGGATGACGCAATCATGA
- the cas3 gene encoding CRISPR-associated helicase Cas3' has product MNRYYAHSLENQPLDNWQSLEEHLINTAKLAQSFAEQFNAGRWGELAGRFHDLGKGSREFQAYLRNENSIEDEFAAYYEPRWQRDHATFAAKHIYKLSQQPEAKLVKLLAYCLAGHHGGLQNWSNDKKSGIRYRVEDKKLKEVLFPFEQHPDIPSAPPFQFDQTLCGFQLQFFVRMLFSCLIDADRLDTEQFCSPEKTEHREHTINLEQLYSVFWENFNALRKTAKASKVNDIREKILSDCLAAAKRKSGLFTLTVPTGGGKTLASLAFALEHAKLHAHEKGFRRIIYVIPFTSIIEQNAKVFRDMLGDEAVLEHHSNFTPHKEDWKTKLATENWDAPVVVTTNVQFFDSFFANKTSKCRKLHNIANSVVIFDEVQAIPVEKLQPCIEVLRELTTNYGVSAVLCTATQPAIGKSASFKKGLELEQTEIIRDVPSLFHELRRTKQTWLGPCDQEEIADRLRKEEQVLCIVSTRDQALQLFAEIKDMDGAFHLSALMYPKHRSRVLKKIRERLHPDNPQPCRVISTQLIEAGVDVDFPLVFRSLAGMDSIAQAAGRCNREGRRDLGEVFIYKPETMPSHSYFRQTAQSAKRLFDRFAGRLIEPECIRSYFEDYFWVNKDRMDEDRILEKCSPGTVVNGDFVFEDIAEFQMIENANQAVVIAIEEDVVELVRQLEYVESPSKILRKLQQYSVQIYPNQFNELKGWQEEPYPGVFVLKNKQLYDQKTGLECQSPEGQGFII; this is encoded by the coding sequence ATGAACAGATACTACGCCCACAGTCTTGAAAATCAGCCCCTTGATAACTGGCAATCCCTTGAAGAACACCTTATAAACACCGCAAAGTTAGCCCAATCATTTGCAGAACAGTTCAATGCGGGCCGATGGGGCGAGTTGGCTGGCCGGTTCCACGATCTCGGCAAGGGAAGCCGAGAGTTTCAGGCGTATCTGCGCAATGAAAACAGTATTGAAGACGAATTTGCAGCGTATTATGAACCCCGCTGGCAACGCGATCATGCCACTTTTGCGGCAAAGCATATATACAAACTGTCGCAACAGCCAGAAGCAAAGCTGGTGAAGCTCTTGGCTTACTGTCTTGCCGGGCATCACGGTGGCTTGCAAAACTGGTCCAATGATAAAAAAAGCGGTATCCGATACAGGGTTGAGGATAAAAAACTGAAAGAGGTACTTTTTCCCTTTGAGCAGCATCCTGATATCCCCTCTGCTCCACCCTTTCAGTTTGACCAAACACTGTGCGGCTTCCAGCTCCAGTTCTTTGTGCGTATGCTCTTTTCCTGCCTGATTGATGCAGATCGCTTGGATACTGAACAATTTTGCAGTCCAGAGAAAACAGAACACCGAGAACATACCATCAACCTTGAACAACTCTATTCCGTTTTCTGGGAAAACTTTAATGCCCTCCGCAAGACTGCAAAGGCATCCAAGGTTAACGATATTCGAGAAAAAATTCTGTCGGACTGCCTCGCCGCAGCGAAACGCAAGTCTGGCCTGTTTACCCTGACTGTTCCCACAGGCGGAGGAAAGACCTTGGCCTCGCTGGCTTTTGCCTTGGAACATGCCAAGCTCCATGCTCATGAAAAAGGGTTTCGCCGGATCATTTATGTTATCCCCTTTACCTCAATTATTGAGCAGAATGCCAAGGTATTTCGGGATATGCTCGGTGATGAGGCCGTACTGGAACATCACTCCAACTTTACCCCGCATAAAGAGGACTGGAAGACCAAGCTGGCAACGGAAAATTGGGACGCTCCAGTGGTGGTGACCACCAATGTCCAGTTCTTTGATTCCTTTTTTGCCAACAAAACCTCCAAGTGCAGAAAGCTGCATAACATCGCAAACTCCGTCGTCATCTTTGATGAAGTGCAGGCTATCCCGGTGGAAAAACTCCAGCCCTGCATTGAGGTGCTGCGGGAGCTGACCACCAATTACGGAGTATCTGCTGTGCTCTGCACCGCCACCCAGCCCGCCATAGGCAAATCTGCCAGCTTCAAAAAAGGCTTGGAACTTGAACAGACGGAAATTATCCGGGATGTTCCGTCGCTGTTTCATGAACTCCGGCGAACCAAACAGACCTGGCTCGGTCCATGCGATCAGGAGGAAATAGCAGATCGACTTCGGAAGGAAGAACAGGTCCTTTGCATTGTCAGTACACGGGACCAAGCTTTACAGCTCTTTGCGGAAATCAAGGACATGGACGGTGCCTTTCACCTCAGTGCTCTGATGTACCCTAAACATCGAAGCCGAGTCCTCAAGAAAATACGTGAGCGGCTCCATCCGGACAATCCGCAGCCTTGCCGAGTGATCAGCACCCAACTCATTGAGGCCGGGGTGGATGTTGATTTCCCGCTGGTCTTCCGCAGTCTTGCAGGCATGGATTCCATTGCTCAGGCTGCCGGTCGCTGCAATCGGGAAGGACGGCGTGATCTTGGTGAAGTCTTTATTTACAAACCGGAAACAATGCCCTCTCACAGCTACTTTCGCCAGACAGCCCAATCAGCCAAACGGCTCTTTGATCGTTTTGCAGGTCGACTTATAGAGCCGGAATGCATCCGCTCGTATTTCGAAGATTACTTCTGGGTAAATAAAGACAGGATGGATGAAGACAGAATTCTTGAAAAATGCTCCCCCGGAACAGTTGTGAACGGGGATTTTGTTTTTGAGGATATTGCCGAATTTCAGATGATTGAAAATGCAAATCAGGCGGTTGTTATTGCGATTGAAGAGGATGTTGTGGAGCTTGTGCGGCAGTTGGAATACGTTGAATCGCCGAGCAAGATACTCCGAAAACTCCAGCAGTATTCCGTGCAGATATATCCAAATCAGTTTAACGAATTGAAAGGCTGGCAGGAAGAGCCTTACCCTGGTGTTTTTGTCCTGAAAAACAAGCAACTTTATGACCAAAAAACAGGTCTGGAATGTCAATCGCCCGAAGGTCAGGGCTTTATCATATAA
- the cas2 gene encoding CRISPR-associated endonuclease Cas2, producing MFVLVSYDVKTSDKGGPKRLRRVAKVCRDYGQRVQYSVFECIVPPDKWVVMRDRLIKEIDEEVDSLRFYFLGSNWKHRVEHIGAKEALDQEGTLII from the coding sequence ATGTTTGTTCTGGTCAGCTATGATGTAAAGACAAGTGATAAAGGCGGACCGAAACGCCTACGGCGGGTGGCAAAAGTCTGCCGGGATTATGGGCAACGGGTCCAGTATTCCGTGTTTGAGTGCATTGTGCCCCCGGATAAATGGGTGGTGATGCGGGATCGGCTGATCAAGGAGATTGATGAGGAGGTGGATAGCCTGCGTTTCTATTTTCTCGGCTCCAACTGGAAACACCGGGTGGAGCATATCGGGGCCAAGGAGGCCCTGGATCAGGAAGGCACGTTGATTATCTGA
- the cas5c gene encoding type I-C CRISPR-associated protein Cas5c: MSYGVKLMVWGKYACFTRPEMKVERVSYDIMTPSAARGIIEAVYWKPEIRWIVDRIHVLKEIRFENIRRNEVASKLPMTGISKAMKDGISPVQLSVEDARQQRASLVLRDVQYVIEAHFELTDKDKEREPGKHLGMFERRAKKGQCFHRPYLGCREFPADFSWIDEVPESIHTGQRDLGFMLHDIDFANNMQPYFFRAVMENGIVECSRQEVTA; encoded by the coding sequence ATGAGTTACGGCGTAAAACTGATGGTCTGGGGAAAATACGCCTGCTTTACCAGACCGGAAATGAAGGTCGAGCGGGTGAGTTACGATATCATGACTCCTTCGGCAGCTCGCGGAATTATTGAGGCGGTCTATTGGAAGCCGGAAATCCGCTGGATTGTTGATCGAATTCATGTACTCAAAGAAATTCGTTTTGAAAATATTCGACGAAATGAAGTCGCCAGCAAACTGCCCATGACCGGTATCTCCAAGGCCATGAAAGACGGCATATCTCCGGTGCAGCTCTCGGTTGAAGATGCCCGCCAGCAACGCGCTTCTTTGGTACTTCGGGATGTGCAATATGTTATTGAGGCTCATTTCGAGTTAACTGATAAAGATAAGGAGAGAGAACCGGGAAAGCATCTTGGCATGTTCGAGCGCAGGGCAAAAAAAGGTCAGTGCTTTCATCGTCCTTATCTGGGCTGTCGGGAATTTCCAGCTGATTTCAGCTGGATTGATGAAGTGCCGGAGTCTATCCATACTGGCCAGCGTGACCTGGGATTCATGTTGCACGATATTGATTTTGCCAACAACATGCAGCCCTATTTTTTCCGGGCCGTGATGGAGAACGGCATAGTGGAATGCAGCAGGCAGGAGGTGACCGCATGA
- a CDS encoding Fic family protein: MHHRSDSHDRAHFRELLHDFPAPSPPVLDIALRTVHARFDKLNTESFILKLRQRPAEEYHKILIHLPCILHRYLFEGIFANAGAYRKALDPKNGLVFFGPRQQFQGTSPGGINAEVQQAISHLIPRTDEPVYQAVKFYQQFVQTHPFYDANGRIGRFLLEIYLNLHGIGMQWKRLYANEKWIKKLNDCHRRRESPEYERYLSYLVSHWDKCTFCEDICY; this comes from the coding sequence GTGCATCACCGAAGCGACTCCCACGATCGGGCCCATTTCAGGGAACTCCTGCATGACTTCCCTGCCCCCAGCCCACCCGTGCTTGATATCGCTTTGCGAACAGTGCATGCCCGCTTTGATAAACTCAACACAGAAAGCTTCATTCTCAAACTCAGGCAACGCCCAGCAGAAGAATACCACAAAATCCTGATCCACCTGCCCTGTATTCTTCACCGCTACCTCTTTGAGGGTATCTTTGCCAATGCAGGAGCCTATCGAAAGGCCCTGGATCCGAAGAACGGTCTTGTCTTCTTCGGACCAAGGCAACAATTCCAGGGAACCTCACCGGGAGGAATCAACGCGGAGGTGCAACAGGCCATCTCGCATCTCATTCCCCGCACAGATGAACCCGTCTATCAGGCTGTCAAATTTTATCAGCAATTTGTCCAGACCCACCCTTTTTACGATGCCAATGGCCGGATAGGTCGTTTCCTCTTAGAGATCTACCTCAACCTGCACGGTATCGGGATGCAGTGGAAAAGGCTTTATGCCAATGAAAAATGGATAAAAAAACTCAACGACTGCCACAGGCGAAGAGAGTCTCCTGAGTACGAGAGATATCTCAGCTACTTGGTTTCCCACTGGGATAAATGTACCTTTTGCGAGGATATCTGTTACTAG
- the cas1c gene encoding type I-C CRISPR-associated endonuclease Cas1c, whose product MKKHLNTLFVTTQGAYLAKEGETVAVRIEGKVRLRLPVHTLDGIVCFGNVGCSPFLLGFCGERNLTVSFLTEYGRFLARVQGPVSGNVILRREQYRRADDLDFSARMARAFINGKVANCRALLNRTVRDHGDRLDSEAVGDAANHLTGLLKSLGRDRPLDEVRGTEGDGAHVYFSVFDHLIIRNKEDFFFHRRSRRPPLDRVNCLLSFLYTLVMHDVRSALECTGLDPAVGFLHRDRPGRSGLALDMMEEFRPLADRLTLSLINRGQLQGKDFVVSEGGGVRMKDKARKTLLTAYQERKQDVLLHPFLEEKMPLGLFFHTQALLLARFLRGDLDGYPPVIWR is encoded by the coding sequence ATGAAAAAACATCTGAACACGCTCTTTGTCACCACCCAGGGAGCCTATCTGGCCAAGGAAGGAGAAACCGTGGCTGTGCGCATCGAAGGCAAGGTTAGGTTGCGCCTGCCCGTCCATACCCTGGACGGCATTGTCTGTTTCGGCAATGTAGGGTGCAGCCCCTTTCTCCTCGGCTTCTGCGGAGAACGCAACCTGACTGTGAGTTTTCTGACAGAATACGGCCGCTTTCTGGCACGGGTGCAAGGACCTGTTTCCGGCAATGTGATCCTGCGGCGGGAACAGTACCGTCGGGCCGATGACCTGGATTTTTCCGCCCGCATGGCACGGGCCTTTATCAACGGCAAGGTTGCTAATTGCCGGGCGCTCCTGAACCGGACTGTCCGTGACCACGGAGACAGACTGGACAGCGAGGCTGTGGGCGATGCGGCAAATCACCTCACCGGTCTGCTCAAATCCCTGGGCCGGGATCGGCCTCTGGACGAGGTCCGGGGCACGGAAGGTGACGGAGCCCATGTCTATTTTTCTGTGTTCGATCATCTCATTATCCGCAATAAAGAGGATTTCTTCTTTCACCGGCGTAGCCGCAGACCTCCTCTGGATCGGGTCAACTGCCTGCTTTCTTTTCTTTATACCTTGGTCATGCATGATGTCCGCTCGGCCCTGGAATGCACTGGCCTTGATCCGGCAGTGGGCTTTCTCCATCGGGACCGACCGGGCCGATCCGGTCTGGCCCTGGATATGATGGAGGAATTCCGGCCTCTTGCTGATCGCCTGACCCTTTCCCTGATCAACCGGGGCCAGTTGCAGGGCAAGGATTTTGTGGTCAGTGAGGGCGGCGGGGTACGGATGAAGGATAAAGCCAGAAAAACCCTGCTCACCGCCTATCAGGAGCGAAAACAGGATGTGCTGCTGCATCCATTTCTGGAGGAGAAGATGCCTTTGGGGCTGTTCTTCCATACCCAGGCCCTGTTGCTGGCCCGTTTTCTTCGGGGTGATCTGGACGGGTATCCGCCGGTGATCTGGCGGTAG
- the cas7c gene encoding type I-C CRISPR-associated protein Cas7/Csd2 gives MTRKPATAVVTDVCLKRKVRNFIEISKNGAEKYNIYVQEKAVLAERRAPAYEAVKEEKGKADKIKKARDWMCANFFDVRTFGAVMSTKENNCGQVRGPVQFNFAESIDPVVPMEASITRMAVETAKEADKQGGDNRTMGRKTYIPYGLYRAHGYVSAPLAGNTGFSENDLQLLWDALINMFDHDRSAARGEMAAQKLIVFKHDSELGNAPAHKLFELVEVKRKDESVPPRHFSDYEINIKKEPDGVKLQELL, from the coding sequence TTGACCCGGAAACCAGCCACGGCAGTTGTCACGGATGTCTGCCTGAAACGCAAGGTGCGTAATTTTATAGAAATCAGCAAAAACGGAGCAGAAAAATACAATATATATGTTCAGGAGAAAGCGGTATTAGCTGAACGCCGGGCACCGGCCTATGAAGCAGTAAAGGAGGAAAAAGGCAAGGCTGATAAAATCAAAAAAGCTCGTGACTGGATGTGCGCCAATTTCTTTGATGTCCGTACCTTCGGGGCCGTGATGTCCACCAAGGAAAACAACTGTGGTCAGGTGCGAGGACCAGTTCAATTCAATTTTGCGGAAAGTATTGATCCGGTTGTGCCGATGGAGGCCAGTATCACCCGGATGGCGGTGGAAACAGCTAAAGAGGCGGATAAACAGGGCGGAGACAACAGGACAATGGGACGGAAAACCTATATTCCTTACGGCCTGTACCGGGCGCATGGCTATGTTTCAGCTCCGCTGGCAGGCAATACCGGGTTTTCTGAAAACGATCTGCAATTGCTCTGGGACGCACTCATCAACATGTTCGACCATGATCGCTCCGCCGCCCGTGGCGAAATGGCGGCTCAAAAACTCATTGTGTTCAAACATGACAGCGAACTGGGCAATGCTCCGGCCCATAAACTCTTTGAGCTGGTAGAGGTAAAGCGAAAGGATGAATCGGTTCCACCAAGGCATTTTTCTGATTATGAGATAAATATCAAAAAAGAGCCTGACGGGGTGAAGTTGCAGGAGCTGCTGTAA
- a CDS encoding type I CRISPR-associated protein Cas7 has translation MSDSINNRYEFVYLFDVKNGNPNGDPDGGNLPRIDPETSHGSCHGCLPETQGA, from the coding sequence ATGAGTGATTCTATCAATAACCGCTATGAATTTGTTTATCTTTTTGATGTTAAAAACGGCAACCCCAACGGTGATCCAGACGGCGGCAATTTGCCCCGTATTGACCCGGAAACCAGCCACGGCAGTTGTCACGGATGTCTGCCTGAAACGCAAGGTGCGTAA
- a CDS encoding Fic family protein has product MSHYLQNLDPDLRAALRTQLRDLWTHTSTALEGNTLTLGDTSFVLKEGLTVAGKPLKDHQEVVGHARAIDLLHEYLQQGDTFGETELFALHKAVQTEAVFDYYKPVGAWKNQPNSTAGTVDGKQVIFEYAAPAQIPALMENWLALYRDQIRKTEAAPNNPDITLIAYVQLHAAFVRIHPFADGNGRMARLVANLPVLRAGLPPIIIPREQRKEYIDALSAWHFAAGQIKAGEELVPEADKLKPFTELCRQAWQASISLVEEARKRQEVRNSDVE; this is encoded by the coding sequence ATGTCCCACTACCTCCAAAACCTCGATCCCGACCTCCGCGCAGCCCTGCGCACCCAGCTGCGCGACCTCTGGACCCACACCTCCACCGCCCTGGAGGGCAACACCCTCACCTTAGGTGATACTTCTTTTGTTCTGAAGGAGGGCCTGACCGTTGCTGGCAAGCCACTCAAGGACCATCAGGAGGTAGTGGGTCATGCACGGGCTATCGATCTGCTCCACGAGTATCTTCAGCAAGGCGACACGTTCGGCGAAACAGAACTATTCGCTCTGCACAAGGCCGTGCAGACCGAGGCGGTGTTTGATTATTATAAGCCCGTGGGTGCCTGGAAAAACCAACCTAACTCCACTGCCGGTACAGTGGATGGCAAGCAGGTGATTTTTGAGTACGCAGCCCCTGCCCAGATCCCGGCCCTGATGGAAAACTGGCTCGCCCTGTATCGGGATCAGATACGGAAAACCGAAGCCGCACCAAACAACCCGGATATCACCCTGATTGCCTATGTACAGCTGCACGCCGCCTTTGTCCGCATCCATCCCTTTGCCGACGGCAACGGGCGCATGGCCCGCTTGGTCGCCAACCTGCCTGTGCTTCGGGCTGGCCTGCCGCCGATCATTATTCCGAGGGAACAGCGCAAAGAGTATATTGATGCCCTGTCGGCGTGGCATTTTGCCGCCGGGCAAATCAAGGCTGGCGAGGAGCTGGTGCCGGAAGCAGATAAGCTGAAGCCATTTACAGAGCTGTGCAGACAGGCGTGGCAGGCATCAATATCGTTGGTGGAGGAAGCGCGGAAGAGGCAGGAGGTGCGGAATTCCGATGTGGAATAA